One Paucidesulfovibrio longus DSM 6739 DNA segment encodes these proteins:
- a CDS encoding DNA repair protein RecN, with translation MLELLRIHDLALIEDAELEFSSGLNVLTGETGAGKSFILRALDFLTGERMSRDMVRPGKEKAVVEALFVLPEGEALIRRELSAETGRSRIYVNDRLGSQETIRDLRPRLIVHTSQHGQQKLLSPAYQMRIVDDFLPDSGLLAERDEAAKALDEVLESRRELELRAEGLASQRELLEFQRAEIDKVDPQPGEEEELEALKQRLKDQEIAAESLSRALDLLHGDVALSDLLSALSRQMDEIARMYPDFSEDRDAVNEFRHRVGDLDARLRRNPAEAVEEGDLNSVESRLFAISRLKRKLNRSLEDILRLKDEIAENLSFLDACALDRKRLEKLEAEASARLGGILDRLNQARKAAAGDFCARVEEELHGLGFSEHARVDMEFSPHEPYPGLIEMRGRLMWIPNPGQAPQPLDRIASGGELSRFLLALVSIRTGRGDDLPSLLFDEVDAGVGGLTLNSLGDKLRSLAERQQVLLITHWPQLAALAVRHFLIAKDVQGGETFTRCERLRGEAVRAELSRMAGGGERGEALAGKLL, from the coding sequence ATGCTGGAACTGTTACGCATACATGACCTCGCCCTCATCGAGGACGCCGAGCTGGAGTTCTCCTCCGGCCTGAACGTGCTTACCGGCGAAACCGGAGCGGGCAAGTCCTTCATCCTCCGCGCCCTGGATTTTCTCACCGGGGAGCGCATGAGCCGCGACATGGTCCGGCCCGGCAAGGAAAAGGCCGTGGTCGAGGCGCTCTTCGTGCTCCCGGAGGGCGAGGCCCTCATCCGGCGCGAACTCTCGGCGGAAACGGGACGCAGCCGAATCTACGTCAACGACAGGCTCGGCTCCCAGGAGACCATCCGCGACCTTCGCCCCCGGCTCATCGTGCACACCAGCCAGCACGGCCAGCAGAAGCTGCTCTCCCCGGCCTACCAGATGCGCATCGTGGACGACTTTCTGCCGGATTCCGGCCTGCTCGCCGAGCGCGACGAGGCCGCGAAGGCGCTGGACGAGGTGCTGGAATCGCGCCGGGAGCTGGAGCTGCGCGCCGAGGGGCTGGCCAGCCAGCGCGAACTGCTGGAGTTCCAGCGCGCCGAGATCGACAAGGTCGACCCGCAGCCCGGCGAGGAAGAGGAACTGGAAGCGCTCAAGCAGCGCCTCAAGGACCAGGAAATCGCCGCGGAATCCCTGAGCCGCGCCCTGGACCTGCTGCACGGGGACGTGGCCCTCTCCGACCTGCTCTCGGCCCTCTCGCGCCAGATGGACGAGATTGCCCGCATGTACCCTGATTTTTCCGAAGACCGCGACGCGGTCAACGAGTTCCGCCACCGTGTGGGCGACCTGGACGCGCGCCTGCGCCGCAATCCGGCCGAGGCCGTGGAAGAAGGCGACCTGAACAGCGTGGAGTCGCGGCTTTTCGCCATTTCGCGGCTGAAGCGCAAGCTGAACCGATCCCTGGAAGACATCCTCCGGCTCAAGGACGAGATCGCCGAAAACCTCTCCTTTCTGGACGCCTGCGCCCTGGACAGAAAACGCCTGGAAAAGCTGGAAGCCGAGGCCTCGGCGCGGCTCGGAGGCATTCTCGACAGGCTCAACCAGGCGCGCAAGGCCGCGGCCGGAGACTTCTGCGCCCGCGTGGAGGAGGAGCTGCACGGACTGGGCTTTTCCGAGCACGCCCGCGTGGACATGGAATTCTCGCCCCACGAGCCCTATCCGGGACTCATCGAGATGCGCGGACGGCTGATGTGGATCCCCAACCCGGGCCAGGCTCCCCAGCCCCTGGACCGCATCGCCTCGGGCGGCGAGCTGTCGCGCTTTCTGCTCGCGCTGGTCAGCATACGCACCGGACGCGGCGACGACCTGCCCTCCCTGCTCTTCGACGAAGTGGACGCGGGCGTGGGCGGGCTGACCCTGAACAGCCTCGGCGACAAGCTGCGCTCCCTGGCCGAACGCCAGCAGGTGCTGCTGATCACCCACTGGCCCCAGCTCGCGGCCCTGGCCGTGCGCCATTTCCTCATCGCCAAGGACGTGCAGGGCGGCGAGACCTTCACCCGCTGCGAACGGCTGCGCGGCGAGGCCGTGCGCGCCGAGCTTTCGCGCATGGCCGGCGGCGGCGAACGCGGCGAGGCCCTGGCCGGAAAACTGCTCTGA
- a CDS encoding MarC family protein gives MNVSLFISVFIKIFFLLTPFFGLSAFMSMTKGLDAPKRRSTAMRATGAVMVVSLVIFFFGPAIFETLGITLDAFRIGAGALLFLSAISLVKGKAAPEEPEPGDDIAVVPLAVPIIVGPATIGTLMVLGSELSGPERYTGAVALLCAALGMGLILLGSRHLERLLGSMGLSILMKLTGLILAALSAQLVFTGIKHFLA, from the coding sequence GTGAACGTGTCGCTGTTCATTTCGGTCTTCATCAAGATCTTCTTTCTGCTGACGCCCTTCTTCGGGCTCTCGGCCTTCATGTCCATGACCAAGGGCCTGGACGCGCCCAAGCGGCGCAGCACGGCCATGCGGGCCACGGGCGCGGTCATGGTCGTGAGCCTCGTGATCTTCTTTTTCGGCCCGGCCATCTTCGAAACCCTGGGCATCACCCTGGACGCCTTCCGCATCGGCGCGGGCGCGCTGCTCTTTCTTTCGGCCATCTCCCTGGTCAAGGGCAAGGCCGCGCCCGAAGAGCCCGAACCCGGCGACGACATCGCTGTGGTGCCCCTGGCCGTGCCCATCATCGTCGGCCCGGCCACCATCGGCACGCTCATGGTCCTCGGCTCCGAGCTTTCCGGCCCGGAACGCTACACCGGGGCCGTCGCCCTGCTCTGCGCGGCCCTGGGCATGGGCCTGATCCTGCTCGGCTCGCGCCACCTGGAGCGGCTGCTCGGCTCCATGGGACTCTCCATCCTCATGAAGCTCACCGGCCTGATCCTCGCGGCGCTTTCCGCGCAGCTCGTCTTCACGGGCATCAAGCACTTCCTGGCCTAG
- a CDS encoding GNAT family N-acetyltransferase, with protein MPIQFSSDLADVDWEEAAGLISCTLARRDPAPLRLAFENSQAVVFAKDETRLVGMGRALDDGVFQAVLYDICLLPAYQSQGHGKALLNHLLARIKGANVLLYAVPGKEAFYERFGFRKMTTAMARFGDAERMVRLGYITPR; from the coding sequence ATGCCGATCCAGTTCTCCTCCGATTTGGCCGATGTCGATTGGGAAGAAGCGGCAGGTCTGATCTCCTGCACCCTGGCCCGGCGCGATCCCGCTCCGCTTCGCCTGGCGTTCGAAAATTCCCAGGCCGTGGTCTTCGCAAAGGACGAGACTCGCCTCGTGGGCATGGGCCGCGCTTTGGACGACGGCGTGTTTCAGGCCGTGCTCTACGACATCTGCCTCCTGCCTGCATATCAGAGCCAGGGCCATGGGAAGGCGCTGCTGAACCACCTGCTGGCAAGGATCAAGGGGGCTAACGTCCTGCTCTACGCCGTTCCCGGCAAGGAAGCCTTCTACGAGCGCTTCGGTTTTCGAAAGATGACCACGGCCATGGCCCGCTTCGGGGACGCCGAGCGCATGGTCCGCCTGGGATACATCACGCCGCGCTAA
- a CDS encoding DUF1318 domain-containing protein: MKRLFKVQAALVMLLVTACVTVNIYFPAAEIKKDAEDVVKSVYGIEGQQKPGTEAPKEGSWLNLVGPREAFAQDYKSLSNSVTRGIGEQLKQLYPQLKPYLASGNMGLDEDGFAVLRDKSGLNMQQVGEINRLAAQDRSLKMQLYQEKAKAAQTPDKVGDVQAIYADVWKGFAEPGTWIQDGGGWKQK; encoded by the coding sequence ATGAAACGACTGTTCAAGGTTCAGGCCGCTCTGGTCATGCTTCTGGTCACGGCCTGCGTGACCGTGAACATCTATTTCCCCGCTGCGGAGATCAAGAAGGACGCCGAGGACGTGGTCAAGAGCGTCTACGGCATCGAAGGCCAGCAAAAGCCCGGAACCGAGGCTCCCAAGGAAGGCTCCTGGCTGAACCTTGTCGGCCCCAGGGAGGCTTTCGCCCAGGACTACAAGTCCCTTTCCAACTCGGTGACGCGGGGCATCGGCGAGCAGCTCAAGCAGCTCTATCCCCAGCTCAAGCCCTACCTCGCCTCCGGCAACATGGGCCTGGACGAGGACGGGTTCGCGGTCTTGCGCGACAAGAGCGGGCTGAACATGCAGCAGGTCGGCGAGATCAACCGCCTCGCGGCTCAGGACCGTTCCCTGAAGATGCAGCTCTACCAGGAAAAGGCCAAGGCGGCCCAGACTCCGGACAAGGTCGGAGACGTTCAGGCCATCTACGCCGATGTCTGGAAGGGCTTTGCCGAACCGGGCACCTGGATACAGGACGGCGGCGGCTGGAAGCAGAAGTAG
- a CDS encoding translocation/assembly module TamB domain-containing protein yields MTRSPLLFPRAFPARSVERLAAAFCCALAVLALLAIPARAAQAGSAASGGPTVVLRGADGSPLLTLHPVGELRFDGAALRGTLALEPTLLDSPWIRGLLAGEAEARVDGERIVFERVRLRMDKARLHAQEGAAGSGAPKDAETDILLTGNGVWIASAGELRLDRLRVELSGGLVLEGGLRWSDSGGLDADFSLDASDGSRFAALLARIFPETLKGLRLRGALRLGLGFAMGGAGRAPDDLHLTLDVKRSLGIELSGTTVSVPGLRAEADLHPGTGGQWDAAGRVDVRGTLAPGGVELRSPSMEFEAGMSGGAYHLRRLRVSSADGLALAGRRLPLGSATLSGTLSPLPQDGWSIDELRLQVPGGTFTATGAVDGNGTAHCDFRGPGLDLARLGPSLAILAGLADWTAEGRLDVSGSLDMDAENVTSDVRLRLRGLNYMSPDALHMGQGLGGDLRLRSRLSLKTLRRWVNADLRLDKGEALFGATYLNLADSPLRFTANANQIGADRFKDLKAVVDWSGFGHLRAEGDLWAHGPFTDWRYRGEAESDGLDLGALFQTFVAAPQGLTRWQGPDAGLGGRGGFSLAVNADGTTADLRGRLRLEDASLRSAEGQVDLRGAYLDLPLTYRLKGPAAPPARSALRDEQLGALRIARMRTPWSERENFAVRMALVPNRFYLLDPIRIPLFGGRIRLEDLFCDAPLSRDFELSLTAAFKDIDLSQWSREAVPLEGVLHGDLGRITATRKRVAIPGSVEGDFFGGAVHADGFFMDWPLEARRQFGASALVRGLDLERLSGALGIGRVTGLIDLDLRGLLFAFGQPARFTLSATTSENDDFEKSVSLRAVNSLSVIGTGSGIGDVGVGLFASFFEEFSYSRIGFQCILNNDRFQVRGLIREGGVEYLIKKPFLTGINVVNGNPENYISFSDMLERIQRVVKGSATSGPPSGTP; encoded by the coding sequence ATGACCCGTTCCCCGCTCCTTTTTCCGCGCGCGTTTCCGGCGCGTTCCGTTGAGCGTTTGGCCGCAGCGTTCTGCTGCGCGCTGGCCGTGCTTGCGCTCCTGGCCATTCCGGCGCGGGCGGCGCAAGCGGGAAGCGCGGCTTCCGGCGGGCCGACAGTGGTCCTGCGCGGCGCGGACGGCTCGCCGCTGCTGACCCTGCATCCCGTCGGGGAGCTGCGTTTCGACGGTGCGGCCCTGCGGGGGACGCTGGCCCTGGAGCCGACGCTTTTGGATTCCCCCTGGATCCGGGGGCTGCTCGCGGGCGAGGCCGAGGCCCGCGTGGACGGGGAGCGCATCGTTTTCGAGCGCGTGCGGCTGCGCATGGACAAGGCCCGACTGCACGCCCAGGAAGGAGCCGCCGGGAGCGGCGCGCCAAAAGACGCGGAAACGGACATCCTGCTGACCGGGAACGGGGTCTGGATCGCCTCGGCAGGCGAGCTTCGCCTCGACCGGCTTCGGGTCGAGCTGTCCGGCGGGCTGGTGCTGGAAGGGGGCCTGCGCTGGTCCGACTCCGGCGGGCTGGATGCGGATTTTTCCCTGGACGCCTCGGACGGGAGCCGGTTCGCTGCGCTCCTGGCGCGGATATTTCCCGAAACGCTGAAGGGCTTGCGGCTGCGCGGCGCGCTGCGTCTGGGACTGGGCTTCGCCATGGGCGGCGCGGGCCGCGCTCCGGACGACCTGCACCTGACCCTGGACGTGAAGCGGTCCCTGGGCATTGAGCTTTCCGGAACAACGGTATCCGTGCCCGGCCTGCGCGCCGAAGCGGACCTGCATCCCGGCACGGGCGGGCAGTGGGACGCAGCGGGCCGGGTGGACGTGCGCGGAACGCTCGCGCCGGGCGGCGTGGAGCTGCGCTCGCCGAGCATGGAATTCGAGGCGGGCATGTCCGGCGGCGCGTATCATCTCCGGCGGCTGCGCGTCTCCAGCGCGGACGGGCTGGCTCTGGCCGGGCGCAGGCTGCCGCTGGGCTCCGCGACCCTCTCCGGCACGCTTTCGCCGTTGCCGCAGGACGGATGGAGCATCGACGAGCTGCGCCTGCAAGTGCCGGGAGGAACGTTCACGGCCACGGGCGCTGTGGACGGCAACGGCACGGCGCACTGCGATTTCCGGGGACCGGGCCTGGACCTGGCGCGTCTCGGGCCGAGCCTGGCTATCCTGGCCGGGCTGGCGGACTGGACCGCCGAAGGGCGGCTGGATGTTTCCGGCAGCCTGGACATGGACGCCGAGAACGTGACCAGCGACGTGCGCCTGCGTCTGCGCGGGCTGAACTACATGTCCCCGGACGCCCTGCACATGGGCCAGGGCCTGGGGGGCGATCTGCGCCTGCGCTCGCGGCTGAGCCTGAAGACCCTGCGCCGCTGGGTCAACGCGGACCTGCGCCTGGACAAGGGCGAAGCCCTTTTCGGAGCCACGTACCTCAATCTCGCGGACTCGCCCCTGCGCTTCACGGCCAACGCCAACCAGATCGGCGCGGACCGCTTCAAGGATCTCAAGGCCGTGGTGGATTGGTCCGGATTCGGCCACTTGCGGGCCGAGGGCGACCTCTGGGCCCACGGCCCCTTCACGGACTGGCGCTACCGGGGCGAGGCCGAATCCGACGGCCTGGACCTCGGCGCGCTCTTCCAGACCTTCGTGGCCGCTCCCCAGGGCCTGACGCGCTGGCAGGGACCGGATGCGGGCCTGGGCGGCAGAGGCGGCTTTTCCCTCGCGGTGAACGCGGACGGCACCACGGCGGACCTGCGCGGACGGCTGCGCCTGGAGGATGCCTCGCTGCGCAGCGCCGAAGGCCAGGTGGACCTGCGCGGAGCCTACCTGGACCTGCCCCTGACCTACCGCCTCAAAGGCCCGGCCGCGCCGCCCGCTCGGAGCGCCCTGCGCGACGAGCAGCTCGGCGCCTTGCGCATCGCGCGCATGCGGACGCCTTGGTCCGAGCGGGAAAATTTCGCGGTGCGCATGGCCCTGGTCCCGAACCGCTTTTACCTTCTCGACCCCATCCGCATCCCGCTTTTCGGCGGGCGCATCCGGCTCGAAGACCTCTTCTGCGATGCGCCGCTCTCCCGCGACTTCGAGCTGTCCCTGACCGCCGCCTTCAAGGACATCGACCTCTCGCAGTGGTCGCGCGAGGCGGTTCCGCTCGAGGGAGTGCTGCACGGCGACCTGGGCCGGATCACGGCCACCCGCAAGCGCGTCGCCATACCGGGGTCCGTGGAGGGCGACTTTTTCGGCGGCGCGGTCCATGCGGACGGATTTTTCATGGACTGGCCCCTGGAGGCCCGGCGACAGTTCGGGGCGAGCGCTCTGGTGCGCGGGCTCGACCTGGAGCGGCTTTCCGGCGCGCTGGGCATCGGCCGGGTCACAGGACTGATCGACCTGGACCTGCGCGGCCTGCTCTTCGCCTTTGGCCAGCCCGCGCGGTTCACGCTCTCCGCGACGACGTCCGAGAACGACGATTTCGAGAAGAGCGTCAGCCTGCGCGCGGTCAACTCCCTGTCCGTCATCGGCACGGGCTCCGGCATAGGCGACGTGGGCGTGGGGCTCTTCGCTTCCTTTTTCGAGGAGTTTTCCTATTCGCGCATCGGCTTCCAATGCATCCTGAACAATGATAGATTCCAGGTGCGCGGGCTGATCCGCGAGGGTGGCGTGGAATACCTGATCAAGAAGCCGTTCTTGACGGGAATCAACGTTGTCAACGGCAACCCTGAGAACTACATCAGCTTTTCGGACATGCTGGAACGCATCCAGCGGGTGGTCAAGGGCTCGGCAACGAGCGGGCCGCCGTCCGGCACGCCATAG
- a CDS encoding nitroreductase family protein: MSEPMNPEADPVLAAIRERRSIRRYSGEHLSKEEILTVLEAGRWAPSGLNNQPCRFLVLPPDDPRREGLTAHTKYAHIVRTCDVMIALLLRKDKLYNARKDHQAAGASAQNMLLAAHALGLGAVWLGEIINQESEVLQVLGLDSEVYELQAVLALGRPAQKGSSERLPLSEIVLEGFAS; the protein is encoded by the coding sequence ATGTCCGAACCGATGAATCCAGAGGCCGATCCCGTTCTGGCCGCCATCCGCGAACGGCGCTCCATCCGCCGCTACAGCGGCGAACATCTCTCCAAAGAGGAAATCCTGACCGTGCTCGAGGCGGGCCGCTGGGCTCCGAGCGGGCTGAACAACCAGCCCTGTCGCTTCCTGGTGCTCCCGCCGGACGACCCGCGCCGGGAGGGACTGACCGCACATACCAAATACGCTCACATCGTGCGCACCTGCGACGTCATGATCGCCCTGCTGCTGCGCAAGGACAAGCTCTACAACGCCCGCAAGGACCACCAGGCCGCCGGGGCCAGCGCACAAAACATGCTGCTCGCGGCCCATGCCCTGGGCCTGGGCGCGGTCTGGCTCGGCGAGATCATCAACCAGGAATCCGAGGTGCTCCAGGTTCTGGGCCTGGACAGCGAGGTCTACGAGCTTCAGGCCGTCCTCGCCCTGGGCCGCCCCGCCCAGAAGGGCAGCTCCGAGCGCCTGCCCCTTTCCGAAATCGTCCTGGAGGGCTTCGCTTCATGA
- a CDS encoding MBL fold metallo-hydrolase, with the protein MKVTALNLGPLETNCFVCSEAGKAVVIDPGGEPSAVLKILRAEKLEPTHILVTHLHCDHIYGCKALAEATGAPVLASATDDFLMQTEVGRGGLFGLPLVDEFAYADLKPGKHEFLGLECRVLATPGHTPGSLTFYFPSQGHAFVGDLLFYRSVGRTDFPGGSSETLSQSVRSEIFTLPGETVIHPGHGPDTSVGDEKHHNPFFAGFQP; encoded by the coding sequence ATGAAAGTGACTGCACTGAACCTCGGCCCCCTTGAAACGAACTGCTTCGTCTGCTCCGAGGCGGGCAAGGCCGTGGTCATCGATCCGGGCGGGGAGCCGTCCGCCGTTCTGAAAATCCTCCGGGCCGAGAAGCTCGAACCGACGCATATTCTGGTCACGCACCTGCACTGTGACCATATATATGGTTGCAAGGCCCTGGCCGAGGCCACGGGCGCGCCCGTGCTGGCATCCGCAACGGATGACTTCCTGATGCAGACTGAAGTCGGGCGCGGCGGGCTGTTCGGCCTGCCCCTGGTGGACGAGTTCGCCTACGCCGACCTCAAGCCCGGCAAGCATGAATTCCTGGGCCTGGAGTGCCGTGTCCTGGCCACGCCGGGCCACACGCCCGGCAGCCTGACCTTTTATTTCCCCTCGCAGGGGCACGCCTTCGTGGGCGACCTGCTCTTCTACCGCTCCGTGGGGCGGACGGATTTCCCCGGCGGAAGCAGCGAAACCCTGAGCCAATCGGTCCGCAGCGAGATATTCACCCTGCCGGGAGAGACCGTGATCCACCCCGGCCACGGACCGGACACCAGCGTGGGCGACGAGAAGCACCACAATCCCTTTTTCGCGGGGTTTCAGCCATGA
- a CDS encoding flavodoxin family protein codes for MSNPLLFQCSHRAQGNSNNAVNLFLEGVREAGGDAESIYIRKMDFKPCRACRICEKDQASPCALQGKDYALDLFETMLAAPFVFFAAPIYFYHLPSRLKTLIDRSQWVYARKMKNDPEVAGRPKRPAYLALFAGRTEGEKLFEGSRLTMKYFLDSFNLELQPPLEFRGFDKIADMERHPEAAEQIRSLGRDAWKNHAG; via the coding sequence ATGAGCAATCCCCTTCTGTTTCAATGCAGCCACCGCGCCCAGGGCAACAGCAACAACGCCGTGAACCTCTTTCTCGAAGGGGTCCGCGAGGCGGGCGGCGACGCCGAAAGCATCTACATCCGCAAGATGGACTTCAAGCCCTGCCGCGCCTGCCGCATCTGCGAAAAGGACCAGGCCAGCCCCTGCGCGCTCCAGGGCAAGGACTACGCCCTGGATCTCTTCGAAACCATGCTCGCGGCTCCCTTCGTCTTTTTCGCCGCGCCGATCTACTTCTACCATCTGCCCTCCCGGCTGAAGACCCTCATCGACCGCAGCCAATGGGTCTACGCCCGCAAGATGAAGAACGATCCCGAAGTGGCGGGCCGCCCGAAGCGCCCGGCCTATCTCGCGCTCTTCGCGGGACGCACCGAGGGCGAAAAGCTCTTCGAGGGCTCCCGCTTGACCATGAAATACTTCCTGGACAGCTTCAATCTGGAGCTTCAGCCTCCGCTGGAATTCCGGGGATTCGACAAGATCGCGGACATGGAGCGCCATCCTGAAGCCGCCGAGCAGATTCGCAGCCTCGGCCGCGACGCCTGGAAAAACCACGCGGGCTGA
- a CDS encoding ComF family protein gives MPGALSRLLRSFGRRTGILQVRCPACGVPAPADRADGLCPGCAAALAPREGGFCPGCGAMFGLESYEPALCGDCRAAPPPWGRFIFHARYDDPLRGLIIAFKYNAGLEHSALLRSMAASAWERAVNQPSEFAPPPRRPDLVAPVPLHGKRLLWRGFNQSLELASAVAARAGAPLEPAALQRLRDTRPQSTLSGSERLTNLHGAFEADAALVGGKRALLVDDVCTTGSTLRECAKSLLEAGAKAVDVLVLARA, from the coding sequence ATGCCCGGAGCGCTCAGCCGACTGCTCCGCTCGTTCGGGCGGCGGACCGGGATTCTCCAGGTCCGCTGCCCGGCCTGCGGCGTGCCCGCCCCCGCGGACAGGGCCGACGGGCTTTGTCCCGGCTGCGCGGCCGCCCTGGCTCCCCGGGAGGGCGGCTTCTGCCCCGGCTGCGGAGCCATGTTCGGCCTGGAGAGCTACGAGCCCGCGCTCTGCGGGGATTGCCGCGCCGCGCCGCCGCCCTGGGGGCGCTTCATTTTCCACGCGCGCTACGACGACCCGCTGCGCGGGCTGATCATCGCCTTCAAGTACAACGCCGGGCTGGAGCATTCCGCCCTGCTGCGGAGCATGGCCGCCTCGGCCTGGGAGCGGGCCGTGAACCAGCCTTCGGAATTCGCGCCGCCCCCGCGCAGGCCCGACCTGGTCGCGCCCGTGCCCCTGCACGGGAAACGACTGCTCTGGCGCGGCTTCAACCAGAGCCTGGAGCTGGCCTCGGCCGTGGCCGCGCGCGCCGGCGCGCCGCTGGAGCCGGCCGCGCTGCAACGGCTGCGCGACACCCGGCCCCAATCGACCCTTTCCGGCAGCGAACGGCTGACCAACCTGCACGGCGCGTTCGAGGCGGACGCGGCCCTGGTGGGCGGCAAGCGGGCGCTGCTGGTGGACGATGTCTGCACCACGGGCTCCACCCTGCGCGAATGCGCGAAATCTCTGCTCGAAGCAGGCGCCAAAGCAGTTGACGTACTCGTGCTTGCCAGGGCATAA
- the rplU gene encoding 50S ribosomal protein L21, with amino-acid sequence MFAIIETGGKQFRVEEGLEMDVELLKAEAGSTVSIDKVLLVGDGDATKIGAPYVEGAKVDCEVVTHGRGKKIVVFHKLSKKDARKKQGHRQDFTRLKVKSISA; translated from the coding sequence ATGTTTGCAATCATCGAGACCGGCGGAAAACAGTTCCGCGTGGAAGAAGGCCTCGAAATGGACGTGGAACTTCTCAAGGCCGAGGCCGGTTCCACTGTTTCCATCGATAAGGTTCTGCTGGTGGGCGACGGCGACGCCACCAAGATCGGCGCTCCCTACGTTGAGGGCGCGAAGGTCGACTGTGAAGTCGTCACGCATGGCCGCGGTAAGAAAATCGTGGTCTTCCACAAGCTTTCCAAGAAGGACGCCCGCAAAAAGCAGGGCCACCGCCAGGACTTCACGCGCCTGAAAGTGAAAAGCATTTCGGCCTAG
- the rpmA gene encoding 50S ribosomal protein L27, with protein MAHKKAGGSSRNGRDSQGQRRGVKRFGGQQVLAGNILVRQLGTKVHPGKNVGMGKDFTLFALTDGVVKFEKYTRHKKVKTRVHVVPAEA; from the coding sequence ATGGCTCATAAAAAAGCAGGCGGCAGCTCCAGGAACGGTCGCGATTCCCAAGGCCAACGGCGGGGCGTTAAGCGCTTCGGCGGCCAGCAGGTTCTCGCGGGCAACATCCTCGTGCGCCAGCTCGGCACCAAGGTTCACCCCGGCAAGAACGTCGGCATGGGCAAGGACTTCACCCTGTTCGCCCTCACCGACGGCGTCGTCAAATTCGAAAAGTACACCCGGCACAAGAAGGTCAAGACCCGCGTGCACGTGGTCCCGGCCGAAGCCTAG
- the obgE gene encoding GTPase ObgE, whose translation MRFVDEASITVRSGKGGNGCASFRRERCVPKGGPNGGDGGRGGDVIFRASDRLVTLYDFRIKRLYEARNGQPGMGRDRYGKAADPLVIDLPVGTLVFETVEDEDGSVRERLIADLVRDGQEVLICKGGDGGRGNLHFKTATNRAPRRCEPGFPGEERHVRLELKILADVGLLGLPNAGKSTFISAVSAARPKIAAYPFTTLVPNLGVIEDEIGRRMVIADIPGLIEGASEGQGLGHTFLKHVERTRFLVHILSCEDVAHGDESDPFSGFAMLDEELARYNPELAQKEQIRVLNKIDLLDDEQLDQLKSLAKESGLELHFLSARRGDGLEEFVDLLWSRLNALNEAEAAERAAEDAAREAANFDHGAGFESATVSRAREECDFGEDACGCEDGEELEDRDETLDETRENE comes from the coding sequence ATGCGATTCGTCGACGAAGCAAGCATAACCGTGCGATCCGGCAAGGGCGGGAACGGCTGCGCCTCGTTCCGCCGCGAGCGCTGCGTTCCCAAGGGCGGCCCCAACGGCGGCGACGGCGGCCGGGGGGGCGACGTGATCTTCCGCGCCTCCGACCGGCTCGTGACCCTCTACGACTTCCGGATCAAGCGGCTCTACGAAGCCCGCAACGGCCAGCCCGGCATGGGCCGCGACCGCTACGGCAAGGCCGCCGATCCCCTGGTCATCGACCTGCCCGTGGGCACGCTCGTTTTCGAAACCGTGGAGGACGAGGACGGAAGCGTCCGCGAACGGCTCATCGCCGACCTGGTGCGGGACGGACAGGAAGTGCTCATCTGCAAGGGCGGCGACGGCGGACGAGGCAACCTGCACTTCAAGACCGCCACCAACCGCGCCCCCCGCCGCTGCGAGCCAGGCTTTCCCGGAGAGGAACGCCACGTGCGCCTGGAGCTGAAGATTCTCGCGGACGTGGGTCTGCTCGGCCTGCCCAACGCGGGCAAATCCACCTTCATCTCGGCCGTGTCCGCGGCCCGGCCCAAGATCGCGGCCTACCCCTTCACCACGCTGGTGCCCAACCTCGGCGTCATCGAGGACGAAATCGGCAGGCGCATGGTCATCGCGGACATCCCCGGCCTCATCGAGGGCGCGAGCGAAGGCCAGGGACTCGGCCACACCTTTCTCAAGCACGTGGAGCGCACCCGCTTCCTCGTGCACATCCTCAGCTGCGAGGACGTGGCCCACGGCGACGAGAGCGATCCCTTCTCCGGCTTCGCCATGCTCGACGAGGAACTGGCCCGCTACAATCCGGAACTGGCCCAAAAGGAACAGATCCGGGTGCTGAACAAGATCGATCTCCTGGACGACGAGCAGCTCGACCAGCTCAAAAGCCTCGCCAAGGAATCCGGGTTGGAGCTGCACTTCCTCTCGGCCCGGCGCGGCGACGGCCTGGAGGAATTCGTGGACCTGCTCTGGTCCCGCCTGAACGCGCTCAACGAGGCCGAGGCCGCCGAACGCGCCGCCGAAGACGCGGCCCGCGAAGCCGCAAATTTCGACCACGGCGCGGGCTTCGAATCCGCAACCGTCTCTCGCGCCCGCGAGGAATGCGATTTCGGGGAAGACGCCTGCGGCTGCGAGGACGGGGAAGAGCTTGAAGACCGGGACGAGACGCTGGACGAGACGCGGGAAAACGAGTAG